In Antennarius striatus isolate MH-2024 chromosome 8, ASM4005453v1, whole genome shotgun sequence, a single window of DNA contains:
- the rbm47 gene encoding RNA-binding protein 47 isoform X4 — MTAEDPASSSAMSNNAAHSKASSAPQHSFHGQVSIPEGVAGAPNEPALVALMERTGYSMVQENGQRKYGPPPGWNGTSPPRGCEIFVGKIPRDVYEDELVPVFESVGRIYEMRLMMDFDGKNRGYAFVMYTEKHEAKRAVRELNNYEVRPGRLLGVCSSVDNCRLFIGGIPKTKKREEILEEVSKVTEGVLDVIVYASAADKMKNRGFAFVEYESHRAAAMARRKLMPGRIQLWGHQIAVDWAEPEIDVDEDVMETVKILYVRNLMMETSEETIRQVFSQWNPGCVERVKKIRDYAFVHFNSRDDAVLAMDHLNGTEVEGSCIEVTLAKPVDKEQYSRQKASKGASATPEATQQNYVYQCDPYTLAYYGYPYNTLIGPNRDYFIKGTVRGRGRAAAGNRTPGPRGSYLGGYSAGRGIYSRYHEGKTKQPEKPYELMPSLELAASVNPVGIKPGTMALPTLGGQYPVFSTAPAAKLMEEGKMHTVEHLINPLAMQHTEHTTATAAAAATVLPAVSTPPPFQGRPITPVYAMAHNVQRIPAAGGLYGAGYVPFANYAANTAALAALQKNAAVAAAAYGGYTGYAVPQAFPATAFQLPIHDVYQTY; from the exons ATGACAGCTGAAGATCCTGCTTCTTCCTCAGCCATGAGCAATAACGCTGCCCACTCCAAAGCCTCCAGTGCACCCCAACACTCTTTCCATGGACAGGTCAGTATCCCAGAGGGAGTTGCAGGGGCGCCCAATGAGCCTGCCCTGGTGGCCCTGATGGAGCGCACCGGCTACAGCATGGTCCAGGAAAATGGTCAGCGTAAATACGGTCCTCCACCTGGTTGGAATGGCACCTCTCCACCGCGAGGATGTGAAATCTTTGTGGGCAAGATCCCACGGGATGTTTATGAAGACGAACTTGTCCCTGTGTTTGAGTCTGTCGGACGCATCTACGAGATGCGTCTGATGATGGACTTTGATGGAAAGAACAGAGGATACGCGTTTGTGATGTACACGGAGAAACACGAGGCCAAGCGAGCTGTACGTGAGCTCAACAACTACGAGGTGCGACCTGGACGACTTCTTGGGGTCTGCTCCTCCGTGGACAACTGCCGTCTTTTCATCGGTGGCATCCCCAAGACCAAAAAGCGTGAGGAGATCCTAGAGGAAGTCTCCAAGGTGACAGAAGGGGTACTAGATGTGATAGTTTATGCCAGCGCTGCGGACAAGATGAAGAACCGAGGCTTTGCCTTTGTAGAATATGAATCCCACCGTGCAGCCGCTATGGCTCGCAGGAAGTTGATGCCTGGACGCATTCAACTTTGGGGCCACCAGATTGCAGTAGACTGGGCCGAGCCAGAGATTGATGTTGATGAAGATGTGATGGAGACAGTGAAAATCCTCTATGTCAGGAATCTCATGATGGAGACAAGCGAGGAGACAATCCGACAG GTGTTCAGCCAGTGGAATCCTGGCTGTGTTGAACGTGTAAAGAAAATACGCGACTATGCCTTCGTCCACTTTAACTCCCGTGATGACGCCGTCCTAGCCATGGACCACCTCAATGGCACAGAGGTGGAAGGGTCCTGTATAGAAGTGACACTAGCCAAACCAGTGGATAAAGAGCAGTACTCACGCCAAAAGGCCTCTAAAGGGGCGTCTGCTACCCCAGAGGCCACTCAGCAGAACTACGTTTACCAGTGTGACCCCTACACATTGGCCTACTATGGTTATCCCTACAACACCCTCATTGGGCCCAACAGGGACTACTTCATTAAAG GTACTGTGCGAGGTCGTGGTCGTGCTGCTGCAGGTAACCGTACCCCTGGGCCACGTGGGTCGTACCTGGGGGGTTACTCTGCTGGTCGTGGCATCTACAGCCGCTACCATGAAGGCAAGACCAAGCAGCCCGAAAAACCCTATGAGCTGATGCCCAGTCTGGAGCTTGCTGCCTCTGTCAACCCCGTTGGCATCAAACCTGGCACAA TGGCCTTGCCTACTCTGGGTGGCCAATACCCAGTGTTCAGCACAGCCCCCGCAGCCAAGCTGATGGAGGAGGGGAAGATGCACACAGTGGAGCACCTCATCAACCCTCTGGCCATgcaacacactgaacacaccacTGCTACCGCTGCTGCCGCTGCCACTGTCCTACCTGCCGTCTCCACTCCTCCACCTTTTCAG GGCCGTCCAATCACTCCAGTCTACGCCATGGCACACAATGTTCAGCGTATCCCAGCTGCTGGCGGTCTGTATGGAGCTGGATATGTCCCCTTTGCAAACTATGCTGCAAACACAGCAGCGCTGGCCGCTCTGCAGAAGAACGCAGCGGTGGCAGCCGCGGCATACGGGGGATACACAGGATACGCAGTCCCGCAGGCCTTCCCCGCAACAGCTTTCCAGCTGCCTATCCATGATGTCTACCAGACGTATTGA
- the rbm47 gene encoding RNA-binding protein 47 isoform X2, translated as MTAEDPASSSAMSNNAAHSKASSAPQHSFHGQVSIPEGVAGAPNEPALVALMERTGYSMVQENGQRKYGPPPGWNGTSPPRGCEIFVGKIPRDVYEDELVPVFESVGRIYEMRLMMDFDGKNRGYAFVMYTEKHEAKRAVRELNNYEVRPGRLLGVCSSVDNCRLFIGGIPKTKKREEILEEVSKVTEGVLDVIVYASAADKMKNRGFAFVEYESHRAAAMARRKLMPGRIQLWGHQIAVDWAEPEIDVDEDVMETVKILYVRNLMMETSEETIRQVFSQWNPGCVERVKKIRDYAFVHFNSRDDAVLAMDHLNGTEVEGSCIEVTLAKPVDKEQYSRQKASKGASATPEATQQNYVYQCDPYTLAYYGYPYNTLIGPNRDYFIKGSPMIQNNGTVRGRGRAAAGNRTPGPRGSYLGGYSAGRGIYSRYHEGKTKQPEKPYELMPSLELAASVNPVGIKPGTMALPTLGGQYPVFSTAPAAKLMEEGKMHTVEHLINPLAMQHTEHTTATAAAAATVLPAVSTPPPFQGRPITPVYAMAHNVQRIPAAGGLYGAGYVPFANYAANTAALAALQKNAAVAAAAYGGYTGYAVPQAFPATAFQLPIHDVYQTY; from the exons ATGACAGCTGAAGATCCTGCTTCTTCCTCAGCCATGAGCAATAACGCTGCCCACTCCAAAGCCTCCAGTGCACCCCAACACTCTTTCCATGGACAGGTCAGTATCCCAGAGGGAGTTGCAGGGGCGCCCAATGAGCCTGCCCTGGTGGCCCTGATGGAGCGCACCGGCTACAGCATGGTCCAGGAAAATGGTCAGCGTAAATACGGTCCTCCACCTGGTTGGAATGGCACCTCTCCACCGCGAGGATGTGAAATCTTTGTGGGCAAGATCCCACGGGATGTTTATGAAGACGAACTTGTCCCTGTGTTTGAGTCTGTCGGACGCATCTACGAGATGCGTCTGATGATGGACTTTGATGGAAAGAACAGAGGATACGCGTTTGTGATGTACACGGAGAAACACGAGGCCAAGCGAGCTGTACGTGAGCTCAACAACTACGAGGTGCGACCTGGACGACTTCTTGGGGTCTGCTCCTCCGTGGACAACTGCCGTCTTTTCATCGGTGGCATCCCCAAGACCAAAAAGCGTGAGGAGATCCTAGAGGAAGTCTCCAAGGTGACAGAAGGGGTACTAGATGTGATAGTTTATGCCAGCGCTGCGGACAAGATGAAGAACCGAGGCTTTGCCTTTGTAGAATATGAATCCCACCGTGCAGCCGCTATGGCTCGCAGGAAGTTGATGCCTGGACGCATTCAACTTTGGGGCCACCAGATTGCAGTAGACTGGGCCGAGCCAGAGATTGATGTTGATGAAGATGTGATGGAGACAGTGAAAATCCTCTATGTCAGGAATCTCATGATGGAGACAAGCGAGGAGACAATCCGACAG GTGTTCAGCCAGTGGAATCCTGGCTGTGTTGAACGTGTAAAGAAAATACGCGACTATGCCTTCGTCCACTTTAACTCCCGTGATGACGCCGTCCTAGCCATGGACCACCTCAATGGCACAGAGGTGGAAGGGTCCTGTATAGAAGTGACACTAGCCAAACCAGTGGATAAAGAGCAGTACTCACGCCAAAAGGCCTCTAAAGGGGCGTCTGCTACCCCAGAGGCCACTCAGCAGAACTACGTTTACCAGTGTGACCCCTACACATTGGCCTACTATGGTTATCCCTACAACACCCTCATTGGGCCCAACAGGGACTACTTCATTAAAG GATCCCCAATGATACAGAACAATG GTACTGTGCGAGGTCGTGGTCGTGCTGCTGCAGGTAACCGTACCCCTGGGCCACGTGGGTCGTACCTGGGGGGTTACTCTGCTGGTCGTGGCATCTACAGCCGCTACCATGAAGGCAAGACCAAGCAGCCCGAAAAACCCTATGAGCTGATGCCCAGTCTGGAGCTTGCTGCCTCTGTCAACCCCGTTGGCATCAAACCTGGCACAA TGGCCTTGCCTACTCTGGGTGGCCAATACCCAGTGTTCAGCACAGCCCCCGCAGCCAAGCTGATGGAGGAGGGGAAGATGCACACAGTGGAGCACCTCATCAACCCTCTGGCCATgcaacacactgaacacaccacTGCTACCGCTGCTGCCGCTGCCACTGTCCTACCTGCCGTCTCCACTCCTCCACCTTTTCAG GGCCGTCCAATCACTCCAGTCTACGCCATGGCACACAATGTTCAGCGTATCCCAGCTGCTGGCGGTCTGTATGGAGCTGGATATGTCCCCTTTGCAAACTATGCTGCAAACACAGCAGCGCTGGCCGCTCTGCAGAAGAACGCAGCGGTGGCAGCCGCGGCATACGGGGGATACACAGGATACGCAGTCCCGCAGGCCTTCCCCGCAACAGCTTTCCAGCTGCCTATCCATGATGTCTACCAGACGTATTGA
- the rbm47 gene encoding RNA-binding protein 47 isoform X1 codes for MTAEDPASSSAMSNNAAHSKASSAPQHSFHGQVSIPEGVAGAPNEPALVALMERTGYSMVQENGQRKYGPPPGWNGTSPPRGCEIFVGKIPRDVYEDELVPVFESVGRIYEMRLMMDFDGKNRGYAFVMYTEKHEAKRAVRELNNYEVRPGRLLGVCSSVDNCRLFIGGIPKTKKREEILEEVSKVTEGVLDVIVYASAADKMKNRGFAFVEYESHRAAAMARRKLMPGRIQLWGHQIAVDWAEPEIDVDEDVMETVKILYVRNLMMETSEETIRQVFSQWNPGCVERVKKIRDYAFVHFNSRDDAVLAMDHLNGTEVEGSCIEVTLAKPVDKEQYSRQKASKGASATPEATQQNYVYQCDPYTLAYYGYPYNTLIGPNRDYFIKGSPMIQNNAGTVRGRGRAAAGNRTPGPRGSYLGGYSAGRGIYSRYHEGKTKQPEKPYELMPSLELAASVNPVGIKPGTMALPTLGGQYPVFSTAPAAKLMEEGKMHTVEHLINPLAMQHTEHTTATAAAAATVLPAVSTPPPFQGRPITPVYAMAHNVQRIPAAGGLYGAGYVPFANYAANTAALAALQKNAAVAAAAYGGYTGYAVPQAFPATAFQLPIHDVYQTY; via the exons ATGACAGCTGAAGATCCTGCTTCTTCCTCAGCCATGAGCAATAACGCTGCCCACTCCAAAGCCTCCAGTGCACCCCAACACTCTTTCCATGGACAGGTCAGTATCCCAGAGGGAGTTGCAGGGGCGCCCAATGAGCCTGCCCTGGTGGCCCTGATGGAGCGCACCGGCTACAGCATGGTCCAGGAAAATGGTCAGCGTAAATACGGTCCTCCACCTGGTTGGAATGGCACCTCTCCACCGCGAGGATGTGAAATCTTTGTGGGCAAGATCCCACGGGATGTTTATGAAGACGAACTTGTCCCTGTGTTTGAGTCTGTCGGACGCATCTACGAGATGCGTCTGATGATGGACTTTGATGGAAAGAACAGAGGATACGCGTTTGTGATGTACACGGAGAAACACGAGGCCAAGCGAGCTGTACGTGAGCTCAACAACTACGAGGTGCGACCTGGACGACTTCTTGGGGTCTGCTCCTCCGTGGACAACTGCCGTCTTTTCATCGGTGGCATCCCCAAGACCAAAAAGCGTGAGGAGATCCTAGAGGAAGTCTCCAAGGTGACAGAAGGGGTACTAGATGTGATAGTTTATGCCAGCGCTGCGGACAAGATGAAGAACCGAGGCTTTGCCTTTGTAGAATATGAATCCCACCGTGCAGCCGCTATGGCTCGCAGGAAGTTGATGCCTGGACGCATTCAACTTTGGGGCCACCAGATTGCAGTAGACTGGGCCGAGCCAGAGATTGATGTTGATGAAGATGTGATGGAGACAGTGAAAATCCTCTATGTCAGGAATCTCATGATGGAGACAAGCGAGGAGACAATCCGACAG GTGTTCAGCCAGTGGAATCCTGGCTGTGTTGAACGTGTAAAGAAAATACGCGACTATGCCTTCGTCCACTTTAACTCCCGTGATGACGCCGTCCTAGCCATGGACCACCTCAATGGCACAGAGGTGGAAGGGTCCTGTATAGAAGTGACACTAGCCAAACCAGTGGATAAAGAGCAGTACTCACGCCAAAAGGCCTCTAAAGGGGCGTCTGCTACCCCAGAGGCCACTCAGCAGAACTACGTTTACCAGTGTGACCCCTACACATTGGCCTACTATGGTTATCCCTACAACACCCTCATTGGGCCCAACAGGGACTACTTCATTAAAG GATCCCCAATGATACAGAACAATG cAGGTACTGTGCGAGGTCGTGGTCGTGCTGCTGCAGGTAACCGTACCCCTGGGCCACGTGGGTCGTACCTGGGGGGTTACTCTGCTGGTCGTGGCATCTACAGCCGCTACCATGAAGGCAAGACCAAGCAGCCCGAAAAACCCTATGAGCTGATGCCCAGTCTGGAGCTTGCTGCCTCTGTCAACCCCGTTGGCATCAAACCTGGCACAA TGGCCTTGCCTACTCTGGGTGGCCAATACCCAGTGTTCAGCACAGCCCCCGCAGCCAAGCTGATGGAGGAGGGGAAGATGCACACAGTGGAGCACCTCATCAACCCTCTGGCCATgcaacacactgaacacaccacTGCTACCGCTGCTGCCGCTGCCACTGTCCTACCTGCCGTCTCCACTCCTCCACCTTTTCAG GGCCGTCCAATCACTCCAGTCTACGCCATGGCACACAATGTTCAGCGTATCCCAGCTGCTGGCGGTCTGTATGGAGCTGGATATGTCCCCTTTGCAAACTATGCTGCAAACACAGCAGCGCTGGCCGCTCTGCAGAAGAACGCAGCGGTGGCAGCCGCGGCATACGGGGGATACACAGGATACGCAGTCCCGCAGGCCTTCCCCGCAACAGCTTTCCAGCTGCCTATCCATGATGTCTACCAGACGTATTGA
- the rbm47 gene encoding RNA-binding protein 47 isoform X5, with amino-acid sequence MTAEDPASSSAMSNNAAHSKASSAPQHSFHGQVSIPEGVAGAPNEPALVALMERTGYSMVQENGQRKYGPPPGWNGTSPPRGCEIFVGKIPRDVYEDELVPVFESVGRIYEMRLMMDFDGKNRGYAFVMYTEKHEAKRAVRELNNYEVRPGRLLGVCSSVDNCRLFIGGIPKTKKREEILEEVSKVTEGVLDVIVYASAADKMKNRGFAFVEYESHRAAAMARRKLMPGRIQLWGHQIAVDWAEPEIDVDEDVMETVKILYVRNLMMETSEETIRQVFSQWNPGCVERVKKIRDYAFVHFNSRDDAVLAMDHLNGTEVEGSCIEVTLAKPVDKEQYSRQKASKGASATPEATQQNYVYQCDPYTLAYYGYPYNTLIGPNRDYFIKGSPMIQNNVALPTLGGQYPVFSTAPAAKLMEEGKMHTVEHLINPLAMQHTEHTTATAAAAATVLPAVSTPPPFQGRPITPVYAMAHNVQRIPAAGGLYGAGYVPFANYAANTAALAALQKNAAVAAAAYGGYTGYAVPQAFPATAFQLPIHDVYQTY; translated from the exons ATGACAGCTGAAGATCCTGCTTCTTCCTCAGCCATGAGCAATAACGCTGCCCACTCCAAAGCCTCCAGTGCACCCCAACACTCTTTCCATGGACAGGTCAGTATCCCAGAGGGAGTTGCAGGGGCGCCCAATGAGCCTGCCCTGGTGGCCCTGATGGAGCGCACCGGCTACAGCATGGTCCAGGAAAATGGTCAGCGTAAATACGGTCCTCCACCTGGTTGGAATGGCACCTCTCCACCGCGAGGATGTGAAATCTTTGTGGGCAAGATCCCACGGGATGTTTATGAAGACGAACTTGTCCCTGTGTTTGAGTCTGTCGGACGCATCTACGAGATGCGTCTGATGATGGACTTTGATGGAAAGAACAGAGGATACGCGTTTGTGATGTACACGGAGAAACACGAGGCCAAGCGAGCTGTACGTGAGCTCAACAACTACGAGGTGCGACCTGGACGACTTCTTGGGGTCTGCTCCTCCGTGGACAACTGCCGTCTTTTCATCGGTGGCATCCCCAAGACCAAAAAGCGTGAGGAGATCCTAGAGGAAGTCTCCAAGGTGACAGAAGGGGTACTAGATGTGATAGTTTATGCCAGCGCTGCGGACAAGATGAAGAACCGAGGCTTTGCCTTTGTAGAATATGAATCCCACCGTGCAGCCGCTATGGCTCGCAGGAAGTTGATGCCTGGACGCATTCAACTTTGGGGCCACCAGATTGCAGTAGACTGGGCCGAGCCAGAGATTGATGTTGATGAAGATGTGATGGAGACAGTGAAAATCCTCTATGTCAGGAATCTCATGATGGAGACAAGCGAGGAGACAATCCGACAG GTGTTCAGCCAGTGGAATCCTGGCTGTGTTGAACGTGTAAAGAAAATACGCGACTATGCCTTCGTCCACTTTAACTCCCGTGATGACGCCGTCCTAGCCATGGACCACCTCAATGGCACAGAGGTGGAAGGGTCCTGTATAGAAGTGACACTAGCCAAACCAGTGGATAAAGAGCAGTACTCACGCCAAAAGGCCTCTAAAGGGGCGTCTGCTACCCCAGAGGCCACTCAGCAGAACTACGTTTACCAGTGTGACCCCTACACATTGGCCTACTATGGTTATCCCTACAACACCCTCATTGGGCCCAACAGGGACTACTTCATTAAAG GATCCCCAATGATACAGAACAATG TGGCCTTGCCTACTCTGGGTGGCCAATACCCAGTGTTCAGCACAGCCCCCGCAGCCAAGCTGATGGAGGAGGGGAAGATGCACACAGTGGAGCACCTCATCAACCCTCTGGCCATgcaacacactgaacacaccacTGCTACCGCTGCTGCCGCTGCCACTGTCCTACCTGCCGTCTCCACTCCTCCACCTTTTCAG GGCCGTCCAATCACTCCAGTCTACGCCATGGCACACAATGTTCAGCGTATCCCAGCTGCTGGCGGTCTGTATGGAGCTGGATATGTCCCCTTTGCAAACTATGCTGCAAACACAGCAGCGCTGGCCGCTCTGCAGAAGAACGCAGCGGTGGCAGCCGCGGCATACGGGGGATACACAGGATACGCAGTCCCGCAGGCCTTCCCCGCAACAGCTTTCCAGCTGCCTATCCATGATGTCTACCAGACGTATTGA
- the rbm47 gene encoding RNA-binding protein 47 isoform X3, protein MTAEDPASSSAMSNNAAHSKASSAPQHSFHGQVSIPEGVAGAPNEPALVALMERTGYSMVQENGQRKYGPPPGWNGTSPPRGCEIFVGKIPRDVYEDELVPVFESVGRIYEMRLMMDFDGKNRGYAFVMYTEKHEAKRAVRELNNYEVRPGRLLGVCSSVDNCRLFIGGIPKTKKREEILEEVSKVTEGVLDVIVYASAADKMKNRGFAFVEYESHRAAAMARRKLMPGRIQLWGHQIAVDWAEPEIDVDEDVMETVKILYVRNLMMETSEETIRQVFSQWNPGCVERVKKIRDYAFVHFNSRDDAVLAMDHLNGTEVEGSCIEVTLAKPVDKEQYSRQKASKGASATPEATQQNYVYQCDPYTLAYYGYPYNTLIGPNRDYFIKAGTVRGRGRAAAGNRTPGPRGSYLGGYSAGRGIYSRYHEGKTKQPEKPYELMPSLELAASVNPVGIKPGTMALPTLGGQYPVFSTAPAAKLMEEGKMHTVEHLINPLAMQHTEHTTATAAAAATVLPAVSTPPPFQGRPITPVYAMAHNVQRIPAAGGLYGAGYVPFANYAANTAALAALQKNAAVAAAAYGGYTGYAVPQAFPATAFQLPIHDVYQTY, encoded by the exons ATGACAGCTGAAGATCCTGCTTCTTCCTCAGCCATGAGCAATAACGCTGCCCACTCCAAAGCCTCCAGTGCACCCCAACACTCTTTCCATGGACAGGTCAGTATCCCAGAGGGAGTTGCAGGGGCGCCCAATGAGCCTGCCCTGGTGGCCCTGATGGAGCGCACCGGCTACAGCATGGTCCAGGAAAATGGTCAGCGTAAATACGGTCCTCCACCTGGTTGGAATGGCACCTCTCCACCGCGAGGATGTGAAATCTTTGTGGGCAAGATCCCACGGGATGTTTATGAAGACGAACTTGTCCCTGTGTTTGAGTCTGTCGGACGCATCTACGAGATGCGTCTGATGATGGACTTTGATGGAAAGAACAGAGGATACGCGTTTGTGATGTACACGGAGAAACACGAGGCCAAGCGAGCTGTACGTGAGCTCAACAACTACGAGGTGCGACCTGGACGACTTCTTGGGGTCTGCTCCTCCGTGGACAACTGCCGTCTTTTCATCGGTGGCATCCCCAAGACCAAAAAGCGTGAGGAGATCCTAGAGGAAGTCTCCAAGGTGACAGAAGGGGTACTAGATGTGATAGTTTATGCCAGCGCTGCGGACAAGATGAAGAACCGAGGCTTTGCCTTTGTAGAATATGAATCCCACCGTGCAGCCGCTATGGCTCGCAGGAAGTTGATGCCTGGACGCATTCAACTTTGGGGCCACCAGATTGCAGTAGACTGGGCCGAGCCAGAGATTGATGTTGATGAAGATGTGATGGAGACAGTGAAAATCCTCTATGTCAGGAATCTCATGATGGAGACAAGCGAGGAGACAATCCGACAG GTGTTCAGCCAGTGGAATCCTGGCTGTGTTGAACGTGTAAAGAAAATACGCGACTATGCCTTCGTCCACTTTAACTCCCGTGATGACGCCGTCCTAGCCATGGACCACCTCAATGGCACAGAGGTGGAAGGGTCCTGTATAGAAGTGACACTAGCCAAACCAGTGGATAAAGAGCAGTACTCACGCCAAAAGGCCTCTAAAGGGGCGTCTGCTACCCCAGAGGCCACTCAGCAGAACTACGTTTACCAGTGTGACCCCTACACATTGGCCTACTATGGTTATCCCTACAACACCCTCATTGGGCCCAACAGGGACTACTTCATTAAAG cAGGTACTGTGCGAGGTCGTGGTCGTGCTGCTGCAGGTAACCGTACCCCTGGGCCACGTGGGTCGTACCTGGGGGGTTACTCTGCTGGTCGTGGCATCTACAGCCGCTACCATGAAGGCAAGACCAAGCAGCCCGAAAAACCCTATGAGCTGATGCCCAGTCTGGAGCTTGCTGCCTCTGTCAACCCCGTTGGCATCAAACCTGGCACAA TGGCCTTGCCTACTCTGGGTGGCCAATACCCAGTGTTCAGCACAGCCCCCGCAGCCAAGCTGATGGAGGAGGGGAAGATGCACACAGTGGAGCACCTCATCAACCCTCTGGCCATgcaacacactgaacacaccacTGCTACCGCTGCTGCCGCTGCCACTGTCCTACCTGCCGTCTCCACTCCTCCACCTTTTCAG GGCCGTCCAATCACTCCAGTCTACGCCATGGCACACAATGTTCAGCGTATCCCAGCTGCTGGCGGTCTGTATGGAGCTGGATATGTCCCCTTTGCAAACTATGCTGCAAACACAGCAGCGCTGGCCGCTCTGCAGAAGAACGCAGCGGTGGCAGCCGCGGCATACGGGGGATACACAGGATACGCAGTCCCGCAGGCCTTCCCCGCAACAGCTTTCCAGCTGCCTATCCATGATGTCTACCAGACGTATTGA
- the rbm47 gene encoding RNA-binding protein 47 isoform X6 — MTAEDPASSSAMSNNAAHSKASSAPQHSFHGQVSIPEGVAGAPNEPALVALMERTGYSMVQENGQRKYGPPPGWNGTSPPRGCEIFVGKIPRDVYEDELVPVFESVGRIYEMRLMMDFDGKNRGYAFVMYTEKHEAKRAVRELNNYEVRPGRLLGVCSSVDNCRLFIGGIPKTKKREEILEEVSKVTEGVLDVIVYASAADKMKNRGFAFVEYESHRAAAMARRKLMPGRIQLWGHQIAVDWAEPEIDVDEDVMETVKILYVRNLMMETSEETIRQVFSQWNPGCVERVKKIRDYAFVHFNSRDDAVLAMDHLNGTEVEGSCIEVTLAKPVDKEQYSRQKASKGASATPEATQQNYVYQCDPYTLAYYGYPYNTLIGPNRDYFIKVALPTLGGQYPVFSTAPAAKLMEEGKMHTVEHLINPLAMQHTEHTTATAAAAATVLPAVSTPPPFQGRPITPVYAMAHNVQRIPAAGGLYGAGYVPFANYAANTAALAALQKNAAVAAAAYGGYTGYAVPQAFPATAFQLPIHDVYQTY; from the exons ATGACAGCTGAAGATCCTGCTTCTTCCTCAGCCATGAGCAATAACGCTGCCCACTCCAAAGCCTCCAGTGCACCCCAACACTCTTTCCATGGACAGGTCAGTATCCCAGAGGGAGTTGCAGGGGCGCCCAATGAGCCTGCCCTGGTGGCCCTGATGGAGCGCACCGGCTACAGCATGGTCCAGGAAAATGGTCAGCGTAAATACGGTCCTCCACCTGGTTGGAATGGCACCTCTCCACCGCGAGGATGTGAAATCTTTGTGGGCAAGATCCCACGGGATGTTTATGAAGACGAACTTGTCCCTGTGTTTGAGTCTGTCGGACGCATCTACGAGATGCGTCTGATGATGGACTTTGATGGAAAGAACAGAGGATACGCGTTTGTGATGTACACGGAGAAACACGAGGCCAAGCGAGCTGTACGTGAGCTCAACAACTACGAGGTGCGACCTGGACGACTTCTTGGGGTCTGCTCCTCCGTGGACAACTGCCGTCTTTTCATCGGTGGCATCCCCAAGACCAAAAAGCGTGAGGAGATCCTAGAGGAAGTCTCCAAGGTGACAGAAGGGGTACTAGATGTGATAGTTTATGCCAGCGCTGCGGACAAGATGAAGAACCGAGGCTTTGCCTTTGTAGAATATGAATCCCACCGTGCAGCCGCTATGGCTCGCAGGAAGTTGATGCCTGGACGCATTCAACTTTGGGGCCACCAGATTGCAGTAGACTGGGCCGAGCCAGAGATTGATGTTGATGAAGATGTGATGGAGACAGTGAAAATCCTCTATGTCAGGAATCTCATGATGGAGACAAGCGAGGAGACAATCCGACAG GTGTTCAGCCAGTGGAATCCTGGCTGTGTTGAACGTGTAAAGAAAATACGCGACTATGCCTTCGTCCACTTTAACTCCCGTGATGACGCCGTCCTAGCCATGGACCACCTCAATGGCACAGAGGTGGAAGGGTCCTGTATAGAAGTGACACTAGCCAAACCAGTGGATAAAGAGCAGTACTCACGCCAAAAGGCCTCTAAAGGGGCGTCTGCTACCCCAGAGGCCACTCAGCAGAACTACGTTTACCAGTGTGACCCCTACACATTGGCCTACTATGGTTATCCCTACAACACCCTCATTGGGCCCAACAGGGACTACTTCATTAAAG TGGCCTTGCCTACTCTGGGTGGCCAATACCCAGTGTTCAGCACAGCCCCCGCAGCCAAGCTGATGGAGGAGGGGAAGATGCACACAGTGGAGCACCTCATCAACCCTCTGGCCATgcaacacactgaacacaccacTGCTACCGCTGCTGCCGCTGCCACTGTCCTACCTGCCGTCTCCACTCCTCCACCTTTTCAG GGCCGTCCAATCACTCCAGTCTACGCCATGGCACACAATGTTCAGCGTATCCCAGCTGCTGGCGGTCTGTATGGAGCTGGATATGTCCCCTTTGCAAACTATGCTGCAAACACAGCAGCGCTGGCCGCTCTGCAGAAGAACGCAGCGGTGGCAGCCGCGGCATACGGGGGATACACAGGATACGCAGTCCCGCAGGCCTTCCCCGCAACAGCTTTCCAGCTGCCTATCCATGATGTCTACCAGACGTATTGA